In Halopelagius longus, the following proteins share a genomic window:
- a CDS encoding complex I subunit 1/NuoH family protein, which yields MHAPLTVLLPEAVARILFGGDPTLPEQLASALVAAVVVCLVPLTCAAVVIWAKRKVTAAFTDRVAVNRIGPFGLLVIVADIFRLLGKELIIPDGVDRPAYDIGPLLVPLSAFLGFAVVPMGSAFGVRLQLADPETGLVYAFAAASLSTLGLTMCGYASNNKFSLLGGLRAVAANIAYEIPLVVSAASVVLFAGTLRTSGIVAAQQTPLLTLGGLQIPSWYAFVNPFAFVLFLIANLAEVGRNPFDAPEAPTELVAGYQTEYGSVYWVLIYMGEFVHLFLGGALVATVFLGGPAGPVLPGFVWFLVKIWAVFLFTQWARSAVPRLRIDQLIVVGWKGLLVLSFVNLLVTAVVVGLLAS from the coding sequence ATGCACGCTCCGCTGACAGTCCTCCTCCCCGAAGCGGTCGCTCGGATACTGTTCGGGGGCGACCCGACGCTCCCGGAGCAACTCGCGTCCGCGTTGGTGGCCGCCGTCGTCGTCTGCCTCGTCCCGTTGACCTGCGCGGCCGTCGTCATCTGGGCGAAGCGCAAGGTGACGGCCGCCTTCACCGACCGAGTCGCGGTCAACCGAATCGGGCCGTTCGGCCTCCTCGTCATCGTCGCCGACATCTTCCGCCTCCTCGGCAAGGAACTCATCATCCCCGACGGCGTAGACCGCCCGGCGTACGACATCGGACCGTTGCTGGTCCCGCTCTCGGCCTTCCTCGGGTTCGCCGTCGTCCCGATGGGGTCGGCGTTCGGCGTCAGACTCCAGTTGGCCGACCCGGAGACGGGACTCGTCTACGCCTTCGCCGCCGCCTCGCTATCCACGCTCGGTCTCACGATGTGCGGGTACGCCTCGAACAACAAGTTCTCGCTCCTCGGCGGCCTCCGCGCCGTCGCGGCGAACATCGCCTACGAGATACCCCTCGTCGTGTCCGCCGCCTCGGTGGTGCTGTTCGCCGGAACCCTCCGCACGAGCGGAATCGTCGCCGCCCAGCAGACGCCGCTTCTCACGCTCGGCGGCCTCCAAATCCCGTCGTGGTACGCGTTCGTCAACCCCTTCGCGTTCGTGCTGTTCTTGATCGCGAACCTCGCGGAGGTGGGCCGCAACCCGTTCGACGCCCCCGAAGCGCCGACGGAACTCGTCGCGGGCTATCAGACCGAGTACGGGAGCGTCTACTGGGTGCTCATCTACATGGGCGAGTTCGTCCACCTCTTCTTGGGCGGCGCGTTGGTCGCCACCGTGTTTCTCGGCGGCCCCGCCGGACCGGTCCTGCCGGGCTTCGTCTGGTTCCTCGTCAAAATCTGGGCGGTGTTCCTGTTCACGCAGTGGGCGCGGTCCGCGGTCCCCCGACTCCGCATCGACCAACTCATCGTGGTCGGGTGGAAGGGGCTCCTCGTCCTCTCGTTCGTCAACCTGCTCGTCACCGCCGTCGTCGTCGGCCTGTTAGCTTCGTAG
- a CDS encoding helix-turn-helix domain-containing protein: MKYLRLTVEPAGREIHPVHTLMTERPFVERVRMLHWNLADFEMPALFFYLVGDAAKVADGLRSTPEIETFDVTRIDENRFYCFTLGETTEVERTLYATFTRESLIVLPPLRYEASGGVTFEVLGESETLREALANVPEGIGVAVERVGEYDTARRTAESALTSRQREAVSAAMAVGYYETPREATIAEVAAELGCARSTAAEHLQKAEARLVRTVL; this comes from the coding sequence GTGAAGTACCTTCGTCTGACCGTCGAACCCGCGGGCCGCGAGATTCACCCGGTCCACACGCTCATGACGGAACGGCCGTTCGTCGAACGGGTGCGGATGCTGCACTGGAACCTCGCCGACTTCGAGATGCCCGCCCTCTTCTTCTACCTCGTCGGCGACGCCGCGAAAGTCGCGGACGGACTGCGTTCGACGCCCGAAATCGAGACGTTCGACGTCACGCGAATCGACGAGAATCGGTTCTACTGCTTCACGCTCGGAGAGACGACGGAGGTGGAGCGAACGCTGTACGCGACGTTCACCCGCGAGAGCCTCATCGTCCTCCCGCCCCTCCGCTACGAGGCGTCCGGCGGGGTGACGTTCGAGGTGCTCGGCGAGTCGGAGACGCTCCGCGAAGCGTTGGCGAACGTCCCCGAAGGCATCGGCGTCGCCGTCGAACGCGTCGGGGAGTACGACACCGCGCGGCGGACGGCCGAATCGGCGCTCACCTCGCGTCAACGCGAGGCAGTCTCTGCCGCGATGGCGGTGGGGTACTACGAGACGCCGCGGGAGGCGACGATAGCGGAGGTGGCGGCGGAACTGGGGTGCGCGCGAAGCACGGCGGCGGAGCACCTCCAGAAGGCGGAAGCGCGCCTCGTCCGGACGGTGCTGTGA
- a CDS encoding ThuA domain-containing protein produces the protein MSDVRVTVWNEYRHEREDEEVAEVYPDGIHEAIAEGYEERGYETQTATLDDPEHGLTEAVLDETDVLTWWGHRAHDEVDDEVVDRVVERVLDGMGLLVLHSGHYSKPFKRLMGTRCSLKWRESGEKERLWVTDPSHPIADGLDEYVEIPEAEMYGEHFDVPAPEQLVFTSWFEGGEVFRSGCCYARGSGRVFYFRPGHETYPIYYRDDVRNVLANAAEWAAPGDGPTPTYENVDPLEDLSD, from the coding sequence ATGTCCGACGTGCGCGTCACCGTCTGGAACGAGTACCGACACGAACGCGAGGACGAGGAAGTCGCCGAGGTGTACCCCGACGGCATCCACGAGGCCATCGCCGAGGGGTACGAGGAACGGGGATACGAGACGCAAACGGCGACGCTAGACGACCCCGAACACGGCCTGACCGAGGCGGTTCTCGACGAGACGGACGTGCTGACGTGGTGGGGCCACCGCGCGCACGACGAGGTGGACGACGAGGTGGTTGACCGCGTGGTCGAACGCGTCTTAGACGGGATGGGCCTTCTCGTCCTCCACTCGGGGCACTACTCCAAGCCGTTCAAGCGACTCATGGGCACGCGGTGCTCGCTGAAGTGGCGCGAGTCCGGCGAGAAAGAGCGTCTCTGGGTGACCGACCCCTCCCACCCCATCGCCGACGGACTCGACGAGTACGTCGAGATTCCCGAAGCCGAGATGTACGGCGAACACTTCGACGTGCCCGCCCCGGAGCAACTCGTCTTCACGAGTTGGTTCGAGGGCGGCGAGGTGTTCCGATCGGGGTGCTGTTACGCCCGCGGGTCGGGCCGCGTCTTCTACTTCCGGCCGGGCCACGAGACGTACCCCATCTACTACCGCGACGACGTGCGCAACGTTCTGGCGAACGCCGCCGAGTGGGCCGCGCCCGGCGACGGACCGACGCCCACCTACGAGAACGTCGACCCCCTCGAAGACCTGAGCGACTGA
- the pyrI gene encoding aspartate carbamoyltransferase regulatory subunit translates to MSDSNKELRVSKIRDGTVIDHVSAGQALNVLAILGIDGSGGEGVSIGMNVPSDRLGNKDIVKVEGRELSQSEVDVLSVIAPEATINIVRDYEVVDKKRVERPDVVAGILSCPNRNCITTADEPVDTRFEVLSDGLRCAYCGTIVREDEVGSHLKVS, encoded by the coding sequence ATGAGCGACTCGAACAAGGAACTCCGCGTCTCGAAGATACGCGACGGCACCGTCATCGACCACGTCTCCGCGGGACAGGCGTTGAACGTCCTCGCCATCCTCGGCATCGACGGGTCGGGCGGCGAGGGCGTCTCCATCGGGATGAACGTCCCCTCCGACCGCCTCGGCAACAAGGACATCGTGAAGGTCGAGGGGCGCGAACTCAGCCAATCGGAGGTGGACGTCCTCTCGGTCATCGCCCCGGAGGCGACCATCAACATCGTCCGCGACTACGAGGTGGTCGACAAGAAGCGAGTCGAACGCCCCGACGTCGTCGCGGGCATCCTCTCGTGTCCCAACCGTAACTGCATCACGACGGCCGACGAACCGGTCGATACGCGGTTCGAGGTGCTCTCCGACGGTCTGCGCTGCGCCTACTGCGGAACCATCGTCCGCGAGGACGAAGTCGGCTCGCACCTCAAGGTGTCCTGA
- the pyrB gene encoding aspartate carbamoyltransferase, which produces MRQDHLISAAQLSREDIEAVLDRAAEIDADPAAWQQRRAGEVLGLCFFEPSTRTRMSFDTAMKRLGGRTVDMGPVESSSVKKGETLADTVRVVEGYADALVLRHPYEGAASMASEFVDVPLVNAGDGAGQHPTQTLLDLYTIRENVGLDGITVGIMGDLKYGRTVHSLAEALTNFDVRQHFVSPESLQLPRSVRYDLHESGAQVREHTELDEVLPELDVLYVTRIQRERFPDENEYRKVAGEYQIGLDDLSAAKDSLTVMHPLPRVDEIAPEIDDTAYAKYFEQAHNGVPVRMALLDMLLEDSQ; this is translated from the coding sequence ATGCGTCAGGACCACCTCATCTCCGCGGCGCAACTGTCGCGGGAGGACATCGAGGCGGTGCTCGACCGGGCGGCCGAAATCGACGCCGACCCGGCGGCGTGGCAACAACGTCGCGCCGGAGAGGTTCTCGGCCTCTGCTTTTTCGAACCCAGCACCCGCACGCGGATGAGCTTCGACACCGCCATGAAGCGGTTGGGCGGTCGCACCGTGGACATGGGCCCCGTCGAGTCCTCCTCGGTCAAGAAAGGCGAGACGCTGGCGGACACCGTCCGCGTCGTCGAGGGGTACGCCGACGCCCTCGTCCTCAGACACCCCTACGAGGGGGCGGCGTCGATGGCGTCGGAGTTCGTGGACGTCCCCCTCGTCAACGCGGGCGACGGCGCGGGACAGCACCCGACCCAGACGCTGTTGGACCTCTACACCATCCGCGAGAACGTCGGACTCGACGGCATCACGGTCGGCATCATGGGCGACCTGAAGTACGGTCGGACGGTCCACTCGCTCGCGGAGGCGTTGACGAACTTCGACGTGCGCCAGCACTTCGTCAGTCCCGAGAGCCTGCAACTGCCCCGGAGCGTCCGCTACGACCTCCACGAGTCGGGCGCGCAGGTCCGCGAGCACACCGAACTCGACGAGGTGCTCCCGGAACTGGACGTCCTGTACGTCACGCGCATCCAGCGCGAACGCTTCCCCGACGAGAACGAGTACCGGAAGGTCGCCGGCGAGTACCAGATAGGCTTGGACGACCTCTCGGCGGCGAAAGACTCCCTGACGGTCATGCACCCGCTTCCGCGCGTGGACGAAATCGCGCCGGAGATAGACGACACGGCCTACGCGAAGTACTTCGAACAGGCGCACAACGGCGTCCCGGTTCGGATGGCGCTTCTGGACATGCTACTGGAGGATAGTCAATGA
- a CDS encoding DICT sensory domain-containing protein: MSLLELVEDVEARRKTLYVDADDRSAVESVRERFSDRNVTVVAASSEPDLPEYAMLTDGDDVLAATALSELRPADEVRTPGFEAEPYRPILDELDETFFASYDTEQMLAASREIEDRAWRSGTGRLYAGFQRYSILEEQLRVYEQLGTKAELDVAALAAPDAELPSHESTFAVRPASSPEIRRVWFVAFDGGPRPDDGCALIAEERGPRRFSGFWTYDADTVEGLFEHVTDRYLDARGGSPSSARSDV; this comes from the coding sequence GTGTCACTCCTCGAACTGGTCGAAGACGTGGAGGCGCGCCGGAAGACGCTCTACGTCGACGCGGACGACCGAAGCGCCGTCGAATCGGTCAGAGAGCGCTTCTCGGACCGGAACGTGACGGTCGTGGCGGCGTCTTCGGAACCCGACCTCCCGGAGTACGCGATGCTTACGGACGGCGACGACGTGCTTGCCGCGACTGCGCTCTCGGAGTTGCGTCCGGCGGACGAGGTGCGAACGCCCGGATTCGAAGCCGAGCCGTACCGCCCGATTCTGGACGAACTCGACGAGACGTTCTTCGCGTCGTACGACACCGAACAGATGCTGGCCGCGTCCCGCGAGATAGAGGACCGGGCGTGGCGTTCGGGGACCGGTCGCCTCTACGCGGGGTTCCAGCGCTACTCGATACTCGAAGAGCAACTCCGCGTCTACGAACAACTGGGGACGAAAGCGGAGTTAGACGTCGCCGCCCTCGCCGCGCCCGACGCTGAGTTGCCGTCACACGAGAGTACCTTCGCCGTCCGTCCCGCCTCCTCGCCCGAGATTCGGCGCGTCTGGTTCGTCGCCTTCGACGGCGGCCCGCGGCCGGACGACGGGTGCGCCCTCATCGCGGAGGAACGCGGTCCGCGGCGGTTCTCCGGCTTTTGGACGTACGACGCCGACACCGTCGAGGGCCTGTTCGAACACGTCACCGACCGGTACCTCGACGCTCGCGGCGGGTCCCCGTCGTCGGCGCGAAGCGACGTGTGA
- a CDS encoding Glu/Leu/Phe/Val family dehydrogenase, translating to MSEEANPFESLQEQIDDAAAHLDVGDDVVERLKNPERVLELNLSVEMDDGEVELFEAFRSQFNGDRGPYKGGIRYHPGVSRDEVKALSGWMVYKCAVVDIPYGGGKGGIVIDPKQYSESELERITRSFAEELRPLIGEDKDIPAPDVNTGQREMNWIKDTYETLEHKTEPGVVTGKALSSGGSEGRVEATGRSTMIAAREAFDYRDKEMEGATVAVQGYGNAGSIAAYLLEDLGANVVAVSDSSGAIYKEDGLDAREVRDFKQETGSVVGYDEAEEELTNEELLTLDVDLLVPAALENAIDGDLAEDVQADVIAEAANGPLTPEADDVLTDRDVTVVPDILANAGGVTVSYFEWVQNRQRFYWTEERVNEELERVITDAFDNLVEAYESHDLPNFRTAAYVVAIRRVADSYAESGNWP from the coding sequence ATGTCCGAGGAGGCAAATCCGTTTGAGAGCCTACAGGAGCAGATAGACGACGCCGCCGCCCATCTGGACGTGGGGGACGACGTCGTCGAACGTCTGAAGAACCCCGAACGGGTCCTCGAACTGAACCTCTCCGTAGAGATGGACGACGGGGAGGTAGAACTGTTCGAGGCGTTCCGCTCGCAGTTCAACGGCGACCGGGGGCCGTACAAGGGCGGCATCCGCTATCACCCGGGCGTCTCCCGCGACGAGGTGAAGGCCCTCTCGGGGTGGATGGTGTACAAGTGCGCCGTCGTGGACATCCCCTACGGCGGCGGCAAGGGCGGCATCGTCATCGACCCCAAGCAGTACTCCGAGAGCGAACTCGAACGCATCACGCGGTCGTTCGCCGAGGAACTTCGACCCCTCATCGGCGAGGACAAGGACATCCCCGCGCCCGACGTGAACACGGGCCAACGGGAGATGAACTGGATAAAGGACACCTACGAGACGCTGGAACACAAGACGGAACCCGGCGTCGTCACCGGGAAAGCGCTCTCCTCGGGCGGGTCCGAGGGCCGCGTCGAGGCGACGGGCCGGTCCACCATGATCGCCGCCCGGGAGGCGTTCGACTACCGCGACAAGGAGATGGAGGGCGCGACCGTCGCGGTGCAGGGGTACGGTAACGCCGGGTCCATCGCGGCGTACCTACTCGAAGACCTCGGCGCGAACGTCGTCGCCGTCTCCGACTCCAGCGGTGCCATCTACAAGGAAGACGGACTCGACGCCCGCGAGGTCAGAGACTTCAAGCAGGAGACGGGGTCCGTCGTCGGGTACGACGAAGCGGAGGAGGAACTGACGAACGAGGAACTCCTGACGCTCGACGTGGACCTCCTCGTGCCCGCGGCCTTGGAGAACGCCATCGACGGCGACCTCGCCGAAGATGTACAGGCCGACGTCATCGCCGAGGCGGCGAACGGTCCCCTCACCCCCGAGGCGGACGACGTACTGACGGACCGCGACGTGACCGTCGTCCCGGACATCCTCGCGAACGCCGGCGGCGTCACCGTCTCGTACTTCGAGTGGGTGCAGAACCGCCAGCGCTTCTACTGGACCGAGGAACGGGTCAACGAGGAACTCGAACGCGTCATCACCGACGCCTTCGACAATCTGGTCGAGGCCTACGAGTCGCACGACCTGCCGAACTTCCGTACCGCGGCGTACGTCGTCGCCATCCGACGCGTCGCCGACTCCTACGCCGAGAGCGGTAACTGGCCCTGA
- a CDS encoding HpcH/HpaI aldolase/citrate lyase family protein has translation MARRSLLFSPGDRKKLLRNAPATDADIVCFDLEDAVAPARKEEAREAVRAVLADPSFDPDAEVVVRVSDAFESDFDALFGSDGADSASDANADSDLRLDAVMVPKVDAAGDVRAVADELAARGRTLPVFALVENARGALNAPEIADAEATTALVFGAEDLAADIGATRTAEGTEVLYARERVVLAAAAAGVDAIDTVYTDFEDEAGLREATEFAATLGYDGKMAIHPAQVGPINEAFTPAPDRVEWAKRVLEARDDADEEGRGVFRVDGEMIDAPLVAQAERILDRAGYDTV, from the coding sequence ATGGCCAGACGAAGCCTGCTGTTCTCGCCCGGCGACCGAAAGAAACTGCTGCGAAACGCCCCGGCAACCGACGCGGACATCGTCTGTTTCGACCTCGAAGACGCCGTCGCGCCCGCCCGAAAGGAGGAGGCCCGCGAGGCGGTGCGCGCCGTCCTCGCGGACCCGTCGTTCGACCCGGACGCCGAAGTGGTCGTCCGGGTGAGCGACGCGTTCGAGTCGGATTTCGACGCTCTCTTCGGTTCCGACGGTGCCGACTCGGCGTCGGACGCGAACGCGGACTCGGACCTGCGTCTCGACGCGGTGATGGTACCGAAGGTGGACGCCGCAGGGGACGTGCGGGCCGTCGCCGACGAACTGGCCGCCCGCGGGCGGACGCTCCCCGTCTTCGCACTCGTCGAAAACGCCCGCGGCGCGTTGAACGCCCCGGAGATAGCCGACGCGGAGGCGACGACTGCGCTCGTCTTCGGCGCGGAGGACTTGGCGGCGGACATCGGCGCGACGCGGACGGCGGAGGGGACGGAGGTGTTGTACGCCCGCGAACGGGTCGTCCTCGCGGCGGCGGCGGCGGGCGTAGACGCCATCGACACCGTCTACACGGACTTCGAGGACGAGGCGGGCCTCCGCGAGGCGACGGAGTTCGCCGCGACGCTGGGGTACGACGGCAAGATGGCGATTCACCCCGCGCAGGTGGGTCCGATAAACGAGGCGTTCACCCCCGCGCCCGACAGAGTCGAGTGGGCGAAGCGGGTGCTCGAAGCGCGCGACGACGCCGACGAGGAGGGGCGAGGCGTGTTCCGCGTGGACGGCGAGATGATAGACGCGCCCCTCGTCGCGCAGGCGGAGCGAATCTTGGACCGCGCCGGGTACGATACCGTATAG
- a CDS encoding MaoC family dehydratase yields MTGRYYEEFEVGETIEHEKRRTVSEADNQRFCDVTMNQQPLHLDAEFAAETRFGERLVNGLYTLSLGVSLTIPDTTDGTIVANLSYDEVEHPEPVFHGDTLRARSTVTGKRETSDGERGVVTMRVDVLNQEDTVVCSFDRTVLSLKRPDES; encoded by the coding sequence ATGACAGGGCGGTACTACGAGGAGTTCGAGGTGGGCGAGACCATCGAACACGAGAAGCGCCGGACCGTCTCCGAGGCCGACAACCAACGGTTCTGCGACGTGACGATGAACCAACAGCCGTTACACCTCGACGCCGAGTTCGCGGCGGAGACGCGGTTCGGCGAACGACTCGTCAACGGGCTGTACACGCTCTCTCTCGGCGTCAGCCTGACGATACCCGACACCACCGACGGCACCATCGTCGCCAACCTCTCGTACGACGAGGTGGAGCACCCCGAACCCGTCTTCCACGGCGATACGCTCCGCGCGCGGTCGACCGTGACGGGGAAGCGAGAGACGTCGGACGGCGAACGCGGCGTCGTGACGATGCGCGTCGACGTGCTAAATCAGGAGGATACCGTCGTCTGCTCGTTCGATCGAACCGTGCTGTCGTTGAAGCGTCCCGACGAGTCCTGA
- a CDS encoding DoxX family membrane protein, with product MDARRFADDVRDAAAFAPDAATVARVGLGLMLFAAGVHKLLDPAAWAVYVVEWLVPWLVVSPVAFMLVNGALEIGFGAAILADRYTALASAVAAVSLSATCLYLAAVFILEGGLFGDVLARDIGLTGLAWSVLLASLRGD from the coding sequence ATGGACGCGCGACGGTTCGCCGACGACGTCCGCGACGCCGCGGCGTTCGCACCCGACGCGGCGACGGTCGCTCGTGTCGGTCTGGGCCTGATGTTGTTCGCCGCGGGCGTGCACAAACTGTTGGATCCTGCGGCGTGGGCCGTCTACGTCGTTGAGTGGCTGGTGCCGTGGCTGGTCGTCTCGCCGGTCGCGTTCATGCTGGTCAACGGGGCGTTAGAAATCGGGTTCGGCGCGGCGATTCTCGCGGACCGGTACACCGCCCTCGCGAGCGCCGTCGCCGCCGTGTCGCTCTCCGCGACGTGTCTCTATCTCGCCGCCGTCTTCATCCTCGAAGGCGGTCTGTTCGGCGACGTCCTCGCCCGTGACATCGGGCTGACCGGACTGGCGTGGTCCGTGCTGCTCGCCTCCCTCCGAGGTGACTGA
- a CDS encoding DUF5658 family protein, whose translation MAAPNSTASLPSSALAATLDAVADYERTLWALVGVTFALDVLLTAYGLELGYTEGNPFARAVIASVGPLPAMVGLKALVVAFAAVAARLVPNRGRPLIPLAVATPWGLASISNFVLVVGL comes from the coding sequence ATGGCCGCGCCCAACTCGACGGCGTCCCTCCCGTCGTCCGCCCTCGCCGCCACACTCGACGCGGTGGCCGACTACGAACGAACGCTGTGGGCACTCGTCGGCGTGACGTTCGCCCTCGACGTTCTCCTGACCGCGTACGGACTCGAACTCGGGTACACCGAGGGGAACCCCTTCGCGCGGGCCGTTATCGCGTCGGTCGGTCCGTTGCCCGCGATGGTCGGACTGAAGGCTCTCGTCGTCGCGTTCGCCGCCGTCGCCGCCCGCCTCGTCCCGAATCGAGGGCGGCCGCTCATCCCCCTCGCGGTGGCGACGCCGTGGGGTCTCGCGTCGATTTCGAACTTCGTCCTCGTCGTCGGGCTGTGA
- a CDS encoding heptaprenylglyceryl phosphate synthase: MSPDWEEISHVTKVDPAESLPEDLSVLEGTDLVIVGGSDGVTRQNSLNALERIRAHHPDVPLFQEPYSSSHVSEETIGAADFLSVPAVYNGDRENFVAKHVDFFTEVGSKPEEILGSGLPLVGDLIASRGRDAIQSISEKILAEGYVVQNLDSKAAAVSGVETTFTTEQVAGAALATESFYGFPIFYVEYSGTYGGPEDVAAAATYLDDTVLLYGGGIESREQTEEILDAGADAVVVGDCFHEDPERYRRTIP; encoded by the coding sequence ATGTCGCCCGATTGGGAAGAAATCTCGCACGTCACGAAGGTGGACCCCGCAGAAAGCCTGCCCGAGGACCTCTCCGTCCTCGAGGGGACCGACCTCGTCATCGTGGGCGGTTCCGACGGCGTCACCCGGCAGAACTCCCTGAACGCGCTCGAACGGATCCGAGCGCACCACCCGGACGTTCCCCTGTTTCAGGAGCCGTACAGTTCGAGTCACGTCTCCGAGGAGACGATAGGCGCGGCGGACTTCCTCTCCGTCCCGGCGGTGTACAACGGCGACCGAGAGAACTTCGTCGCGAAGCACGTCGATTTCTTCACCGAAGTCGGCAGCAAACCCGAGGAGATACTCGGGTCGGGGCTTCCCCTCGTCGGCGACCTGATAGCGTCGAGAGGTCGTGACGCGATACAATCGATCTCCGAGAAGATTCTCGCGGAGGGGTACGTCGTCCAGAATCTCGACTCGAAGGCGGCGGCCGTCTCCGGCGTCGAGACGACGTTCACCACCGAACAGGTGGCGGGGGCGGCGTTGGCGACCGAGTCGTTCTACGGGTTCCCGATATTCTACGTCGAGTACTCCGGAACGTACGGCGGACCGGAGGACGTCGCGGCGGCGGCGACGTACCTCGACGACACCGTGTTGCTGTACGGGGGCGGCATCGAGAGCCGAGAACAGACCGAGGAGATACTCGACGCGGGTGCCGACGCCGTCGTCGTCGGGGACTGCTTCCACGAGGACCCGGAACGGTATCGACGCACTATCCCCTGA
- a CDS encoding acyl-CoA carboxylase subunit beta has translation MKVRIGGDASADEASAIAGALARHLDTSVEVYAGGDSPAATADPPETAYPLDDELGPTDREAKLREEIADILEGGPEKYRNRLSEQGKLFVRDRLDLWFDGESDGDSTDGAASTDGEASGVLFEDGKFANFDSWHPDSPEVDAEEATDRNRLPADGLITGAAEFEGRKVHFMANDFTVKAGSMARRGVEKFLRMQQRALKNGKPVLYLMDSSGGRIDQQTGFFANREGIGKYYYNHSMLSGRVPQICVLYGPCIAGAAYTPVFADFTVMVEGMSAMAIASPRMVEMVTGEKIEMQDLGGARVHAEESGSADLVARDEEHARELVAELITYLPDVAGEKPPKSETVPPKYSPDGIDELIPESPNRPYDVHDLLDRIADAESVFELKSDYGTEIVTAFARIDGRPVGVVANQPAQRSGAIFPDAAEKAAEFIWTCDAYEIPLLYLCDTPGFMAGSQVERDAILEKGKKFIYATSSATVPKQTVVVRKAYGAGIYAMGGPAYDPESIIALPSGEIGIMGPEAAINAVYANKLNEIDDPEERRKREAELREEYREDIDAHRMASEVVIDEIVPPSDLRAELAGRFAFYESVEKSLPEKKHGTVL, from the coding sequence ATGAAGGTTCGAATCGGCGGCGACGCCTCCGCGGACGAGGCGTCGGCCATCGCCGGCGCACTCGCCCGCCACCTCGATACGAGCGTCGAAGTGTACGCCGGCGGCGACTCCCCCGCGGCGACCGCAGACCCGCCCGAGACGGCGTACCCCCTCGACGACGAACTCGGTCCGACCGACCGGGAGGCGAAACTCCGCGAGGAGATAGCCGACATCCTCGAAGGCGGCCCGGAGAAGTACCGAAACCGCCTCTCCGAACAGGGCAAACTGTTCGTCCGCGACCGTCTGGACCTGTGGTTCGACGGCGAGAGCGACGGGGATTCGACCGACGGCGCGGCTTCGACCGACGGCGAGGCGTCCGGCGTGCTCTTCGAGGACGGCAAGTTCGCCAACTTCGACTCGTGGCACCCCGACAGTCCCGAAGTCGACGCCGAGGAAGCGACCGACCGCAACCGCCTCCCCGCCGACGGCCTCATCACGGGTGCCGCGGAGTTCGAGGGGCGGAAGGTCCACTTCATGGCGAACGACTTCACCGTCAAAGCGGGGTCGATGGCGCGCCGCGGCGTCGAGAAGTTCCTCCGGATGCAGCAACGCGCCCTGAAGAACGGCAAGCCCGTCCTCTACCTGATGGACTCCTCCGGCGGCCGCATCGACCAGCAGACGGGCTTTTTCGCCAACCGCGAGGGCATCGGGAAGTACTACTACAACCACTCGATGCTCTCGGGGCGGGTCCCGCAGATATGCGTCCTCTACGGGCCGTGCATCGCGGGCGCGGCGTACACGCCCGTCTTCGCGGACTTCACCGTCATGGTCGAGGGGATGTCCGCGATGGCCATCGCCTCCCCGCGGATGGTGGAGATGGTCACCGGCGAGAAGATAGAGATGCAGGACCTCGGCGGCGCGCGCGTGCACGCCGAGGAGTCCGGAAGCGCCGACTTGGTCGCCCGCGACGAGGAACACGCCCGCGAACTCGTCGCCGAACTGATAACGTACCTCCCCGACGTGGCGGGCGAGAAACCGCCGAAATCTGAGACGGTGCCGCCGAAGTACTCCCCCGACGGCATCGACGAACTCATCCCGGAGTCGCCGAACCGCCCGTACGACGTCCACGACCTGTTGGACCGAATCGCCGACGCCGAGTCGGTCTTCGAACTCAAATCCGACTACGGAACGGAGATAGTCACCGCCTTCGCGCGCATCGACGGCCGACCCGTCGGCGTCGTCGCCAACCAACCCGCCCAACGGTCGGGGGCCATCTTCCCCGACGCCGCCGAGAAGGCCGCGGAGTTCATCTGGACGTGCGACGCCTACGAGATTCCGCTCCTCTACCTCTGCGACACGCCGGGGTTCATGGCCGGGTCGCAGGTGGAACGCGACGCAATCTTGGAGAAGGGCAAGAAGTTCATCTACGCCACCTCCTCGGCGACGGTGCCGAAACAGACCGTCGTCGTCCGGAAGGCGTACGGTGCGGGCATCTACGCGATGGGCGGCCCCGCCTACGACCCCGAGAGCATAATCGCCCTACCGTCGGGCGAGATAGGCATCATGGGGCCGGAGGCGGCCATCAACGCCGTCTACGCGAACAAGTTGAACGAGATAGACGACCCCGAGGAACGCCGGAAGCGAGAGGCGGAACTCCGCGAGGAGTACCGCGAGGACATCGACGCCCACCGGATGGCCAGCGAAGTCGTCATCGACGAAATCGTGCCGCCCTCCGACCTCCGGGCGGAACTCGCGGGTCGGTTCGCCTTCTACGAGTCGGTGGAGAAGTCCCTGCCCGAGAAGAAACACGGCACCGTGCTGTAG